The region CATGGGGGCCACCCGAGCGGTGACCATTTTCAAGACCCCGGCCTGCGGGCGCTGCCGCGCGGCCAAGGAGTTCTTCGCGGCGCGGGGCTTCGCGGTGGAGGAGGTGGACGTGACCGCCTCCATCAGCGCCAAACGGCGCATGGCCCGCCTGGCCCCCGGAGCGCGGGTGGTGCCGGTTATCGCCTTTGAGGAAGAGATCGAGGTGGGCTGGCGGCCCGATTACTGGAAGAAGCGCCTGGG is a window of Desulfarculaceae bacterium DNA encoding:
- a CDS encoding glutaredoxin family protein — protein: MGATRAVTIFKTPACGRCRAAKEFFAARGFAVEEVDVTASISAKRRMARLAPGARVVPVIAFEEEIEVGWRPDYWKKRLGEST